A window of Desulforegulaceae bacterium contains these coding sequences:
- a CDS encoding paraquat-inducible protein A, which translates to MISETSKTKKFSIPSENRVCLNCDLLQTVPRLNPGYNARCKRCASLLISRQSGALNKSLALTTASLILFFPAVIYPLITLKLFGETKAGSVLSGAVELLNSGYFFISSLVFIFAVFIPFVKLSTFFYSLLSVFLRKKLPYCFKSFKIYCQIKTFSMEEVFLMATLTALTKMDSIADYSIEPGFYFFICLIVLSVSAVSYITESEIWERLENI; encoded by the coding sequence ATGATTTCAGAAACCTCCAAAACCAAAAAATTTTCTATTCCTTCAGAAAACAGAGTATGTCTTAATTGTGACCTTTTGCAAACTGTCCCAAGACTTAATCCAGGATACAATGCAAGGTGCAAAAGATGTGCTTCTCTTCTTATATCCAGACAAAGCGGAGCTTTAAACAAATCATTGGCTCTAACAACAGCCTCACTTATTCTTTTTTTCCCAGCTGTTATTTATCCTCTGATTACTTTGAAACTATTTGGAGAAACCAAGGCTGGAAGTGTTTTAAGCGGAGCTGTTGAACTCTTAAATTCAGGTTATTTTTTCATTTCTTCCCTTGTATTTATTTTTGCTGTTTTTATTCCCTTTGTAAAACTTTCTACTTTTTTTTATTCTCTTTTGTCTGTGTTTTTAAGAAAAAAACTGCCCTATTGTTTTAAATCATTCAAAATTTATTGTCAGATAAAAACTTTTTCCATGGAAGAAGTTTTTTTAATGGCAACCCTTACAGCACTAACTAAAATGGACTCAATTGCTGACTATTCTATTGAACCGGGTTTTTATTTTTTCATCTGCTTAATAGTTTTATCTGTATCCGCTGTATCTTATATAACTGAATCAGAAATATGGGAAAGGCTTGAAAATATATGA
- a CDS encoding paraquat-inducible protein A, translating into MKKTNYKSGLEKDIIVCPVCQKSNPYSNPNKYSLKCSRCSAKINPRKPDSFQRTWALLIAALIFYIPANIYPIMTFTALGQSREDTIFSGVSGFVESGLWHLALVVFTASVFVPLAKIFGLVFLILSIKYKWKSFHKERTKLYFIVEFIGKWSMLDVFLISLMTSVVKLGNIAAVNPGPGITYFAIVVLLTLFAAMTFDPRFIWDDNCKQKDK; encoded by the coding sequence ATGAAAAAAACAAATTATAAATCAGGACTTGAAAAAGATATAATTGTATGTCCTGTGTGTCAAAAATCAAACCCTTATTCAAATCCAAATAAGTATAGTTTAAAATGCTCAAGATGCTCAGCAAAAATTAACCCTAGGAAGCCAGACTCTTTCCAAAGAACCTGGGCCTTGTTAATTGCTGCTCTTATTTTTTATATTCCTGCAAATATTTATCCCATAATGACATTTACAGCCCTTGGCCAATCAAGAGAAGATACTATTTTTTCCGGGGTAAGCGGATTTGTTGAGTCAGGATTATGGCATCTTGCTTTAGTTGTATTTACTGCAAGTGTATTTGTTCCCCTTGCTAAAATTTTTGGACTTGTTTTTCTTATACTTTCAATTAAATACAAATGGAAATCTTTTCATAAAGAAAGAACCAAGCTCTATTTTATAGTTGAGTTCATTGGCAAGTGGTCAATGCTTGATGTGTTTCTTATATCTTTGATGACCTCAGTGGTTAAGCTGGGCAATATTGCAGCTGTTAATCCAGGCCCGGGGATAACCTATTTTGCAATTGTGGTTTTATTAACCCTTTTTGCCGCCATGACCTTTGATCCAAGATTTATCTGGGATGATAATTGTAAACAGAAAGACAAATAA
- a CDS encoding MinD/ParA family protein produces the protein MKIITITSGKGGVGKTNIAINLAISLAEKGYKTCLFDADTGLSNVNISMGVVGDHTLEDVISGSKLLKEIIIKNWNKIDIIPGSSGVEQFETLKGKGLANILGQFSSLDEYDYIIVDTGAGISKAVVAFCLASSILIVTIVPDPTSLTDAFSLLKVLELNGLTSQVHLVTNKVKSDYVGEKIYDRFKSTVNKYLSLELDYLASIPKDENIPEAVLRQLPFITLFPNSPASKKILEITDIITGAREKQISAQDTSLGSFIKSYSGFCQSPLKVKNQKDETQGKTGLKKDLVLKKIDLMIRKNNQINKELEDLKKMIKKNQ, from the coding sequence TTGAAAATTATTACAATCACAAGTGGAAAAGGCGGAGTAGGCAAAACAAATATTGCTATAAATCTTGCAATTTCACTGGCTGAAAAAGGATATAAAACCTGCCTTTTTGATGCTGACACGGGACTTTCCAATGTAAATATTTCAATGGGAGTTGTTGGGGATCATACTCTTGAAGATGTAATCTCAGGATCAAAGCTTTTAAAAGAAATTATAATAAAAAACTGGAACAAAATTGACATTATTCCTGGAAGCTCTGGAGTTGAACAATTTGAAACACTTAAAGGAAAAGGGCTTGCCAATATTCTTGGACAATTTTCCAGTCTTGATGAATATGACTATATAATAGTTGACACAGGAGCCGGGATTTCCAAAGCAGTTGTTGCTTTCTGCCTTGCTTCTTCAATACTTATTGTTACTATTGTTCCAGATCCAACCTCACTTACAGATGCATTTTCTCTTTTAAAAGTGTTAGAACTCAATGGATTAACAAGTCAGGTTCATCTTGTGACAAACAAAGTAAAATCTGATTATGTGGGAGAAAAGATTTATGATAGATTCAAATCCACAGTAAACAAATATCTAAGCCTTGAACTTGACTATTTAGCATCCATTCCAAAAGATGAAAATATTCCTGAAGCTGTGTTAAGACAATTACCTTTTATTACACTTTTTCCAAACTCTCCAGCATCAAAAAAAATACTTGAAATAACTGATATTATAACTGGAGCCAGGGAAAAACAAATTTCAGCCCAAGACACTTCTTTAGGTTCTTTTATAAAATCATACTCAGGGTTTTGCCAAAGTCCTCTAAAAGTCAAAAACCAAAAAGACGAAACTCAAGGTAAAACCGGACTAAAAAAAGACCTTGTATTAAAAAAAATAGACCTCATGATTAGAAAAAATAATCAAATCAACAAAGAATTAGAAGACCTAAAAAAAATGATTAAAAAAAACCAATGA